In Flavobacterium sp. N3904, one DNA window encodes the following:
- a CDS encoding tetratricopeptide repeat protein, with product MHQLPRLFFLLFIIQITSLYSQESAIYTYPLRDYDKALSLYEDKQYASAQTLFENVKKTATTNGTKSDCAYYIANCAIRTDQDNAEELINRFVADYPASRKQNQAFIDVAYYYFDHREYKTALEWFDKVDETVLKENELDKFNFEKGYSFFVAKKMKEAKSYFNKVVKSDEYAKQSKYYLGFMAYELDDFVEANKQFNQVSGDEKYAEKLSYYQSDMSFKSGNFQKAIDLGIKAMPNSTALEKSELNKIIGESYFNLKQYDKAIPYLVGYKGKNGKWNNTDFYQLGYAYYMQKDYENAILQFNKIIDGKDFIAQNAYYHLGESYLESGKKQQALNAFKNASEMNFNLKLQEDASLNYSKLSYEIGNSYQSIPEVLLGFISKYPNNPNNDVIEKLLIDSYISSKNYKEALVLLDKNKTPENRVAYQKVVFYRGLEMYTEGKYSESLAMFEKAIKEQKDPLITARAMFWKTESEYNLEDYKEALLSYKQFFDLAKAKETVEFKNINYNIAYANFKLKEYDEAGNYFQDQIGANKEDKTRLNDSYLRLADCRFVTTKYQLALDAYNKVIESKSVDGDYAYFQKALCYGFLSKNNKKIEELNTFLQLYPKSEYQDDALFELGNTYVAENKLDLAIKTYDKLNSAYKSSSYTSKSILRQGLIYYNSDKDDLAIAKFKKVASEYPKTPEAYEAVATARLIYVDNGKVDEYATWVRTLDFVAVTDLDLDNDTYEAAEKQYEQNNTKQSITGFSNYISKFPKGVHILKANFLLAQLYYAEGSETKSIPNYEFVIDQPRCEYTEQSLVRLAQIFLKDKNCDKGIPVLVRLENEADFPQNKTFAQANLMKCYYDVKDYPNSVVYADKVLANPKTEENVKNDAQIIVARSAMQSGDEAKAKAAYAKLLTVGKGELAAEALYYDAYFKNKDGKFEISNTTIQKLAKNYSSYRYYGAKGLVLMAKNYYGLKDSYQATYVLDNVIENFTDYADVVEEAKTELNKIKTEESKTNSSITK from the coding sequence ATGCATCAACTTCCCAGGCTCTTTTTTTTACTTTTTATTATTCAAATTACTTCCCTCTATTCGCAGGAATCAGCCATATATACTTACCCATTAAGAGATTACGATAAAGCACTTTCTTTATACGAAGACAAACAATATGCATCTGCTCAAACGCTATTCGAAAATGTAAAAAAAACAGCGACCACCAATGGGACAAAATCAGATTGTGCTTACTATATTGCCAATTGTGCCATTCGCACCGATCAGGATAATGCGGAAGAACTCATAAATCGCTTTGTGGCCGATTATCCGGCAAGTCGAAAACAAAATCAGGCTTTTATAGATGTTGCTTATTATTATTTTGATCATCGCGAATATAAAACAGCATTGGAATGGTTTGATAAGGTTGACGAAACTGTCTTGAAAGAAAATGAACTTGATAAATTTAATTTTGAAAAGGGCTATTCTTTTTTTGTTGCCAAAAAAATGAAAGAGGCCAAAAGTTATTTTAATAAAGTGGTCAAATCAGATGAGTACGCAAAGCAAAGCAAGTACTATCTGGGTTTTATGGCTTATGAATTGGATGATTTTGTAGAGGCCAATAAACAATTTAATCAGGTTTCCGGTGATGAGAAATACGCTGAAAAATTATCGTACTATCAATCGGATATGAGTTTTAAATCGGGAAATTTTCAAAAAGCCATCGATTTAGGAATTAAAGCGATGCCAAATTCTACCGCTTTGGAAAAATCGGAATTGAATAAAATTATTGGTGAAAGTTATTTTAATTTAAAACAATACGACAAAGCAATTCCTTATTTGGTTGGATATAAAGGTAAAAACGGAAAATGGAATAACACCGATTTTTATCAACTCGGTTATGCATATTATATGCAAAAAGACTACGAAAATGCTATTTTGCAATTTAATAAAATTATAGACGGAAAAGATTTTATTGCCCAAAATGCCTATTACCATTTGGGCGAAAGCTATTTGGAATCGGGCAAAAAACAACAGGCTTTGAATGCTTTCAAGAATGCATCCGAAATGAATTTTAATCTCAAACTTCAAGAAGATGCTAGTCTAAATTATTCGAAGCTGAGTTACGAAATTGGAAATTCCTATCAAAGTATCCCCGAAGTTTTGCTTGGCTTTATAAGCAAATACCCAAATAATCCAAATAATGACGTTATAGAGAAATTGTTAATCGATTCTTATATTTCATCCAAAAACTACAAAGAGGCTTTGGTTTTATTGGATAAAAATAAAACTCCTGAAAACAGAGTCGCCTATCAGAAAGTAGTTTTCTACAGAGGATTAGAAATGTATACTGAAGGAAAATATTCTGAATCCCTTGCGATGTTTGAAAAAGCGATAAAAGAACAAAAAGACCCTCTGATTACAGCCAGGGCAATGTTCTGGAAAACGGAATCAGAATATAATTTGGAAGATTACAAAGAAGCTTTGTTGAGTTACAAGCAGTTTTTTGATTTGGCAAAAGCCAAAGAAACAGTTGAATTTAAGAACATCAATTACAATATTGCTTATGCTAATTTTAAGCTTAAAGAATACGATGAGGCGGGAAATTATTTTCAAGACCAGATTGGAGCCAACAAGGAAGATAAAACACGTTTGAATGATTCCTATTTGCGTTTGGCGGATTGCAGATTTGTAACTACAAAATACCAACTGGCTTTAGACGCTTACAATAAAGTGATTGAGTCAAAAAGTGTAGACGGTGATTATGCTTATTTTCAAAAAGCACTTTGCTATGGATTTCTTTCCAAAAACAATAAAAAAATCGAAGAACTCAATACTTTTCTGCAGTTGTATCCAAAATCTGAGTATCAGGATGATGCTTTATTTGAATTGGGAAATACCTATGTTGCCGAAAATAAATTGGATTTAGCGATAAAAACGTATGACAAACTGAATTCAGCATACAAAAGCAGTTCGTATACTTCAAAATCTATTCTGCGTCAGGGATTGATTTATTATAATTCGGATAAAGATGATTTGGCTATAGCCAAATTTAAAAAAGTGGCTTCCGAATATCCCAAAACACCAGAAGCTTATGAGGCAGTAGCTACCGCCCGATTGATCTATGTTGACAACGGAAAGGTAGATGAATATGCCACTTGGGTTCGTACATTAGATTTTGTGGCGGTTACAGATTTGGATTTGGATAATGACACTTATGAGGCTGCCGAAAAACAATACGAACAAAACAATACAAAACAATCCATCACAGGATTTAGTAATTATATTTCTAAATTTCCAAAAGGGGTACATATCCTAAAGGCAAACTTTTTATTGGCTCAATTGTATTATGCCGAAGGTTCAGAAACCAAATCGATTCCTAATTATGAGTTTGTTATTGACCAACCGCGTTGTGAATACACGGAGCAGTCTTTGGTTCGTTTAGCACAAATATTTTTAAAGGATAAAAATTGTGATAAAGGAATTCCAGTTTTGGTTCGTTTAGAAAATGAAGCCGATTTTCCACAAAATAAAACATTTGCACAAGCCAATTTGATGAAATGTTATTATGATGTAAAGGATTATCCAAATTCGGTTGTGTATGCCGATAAAGTTTTGGCCAATCCAAAAACGGAAGAAAATGTAAAAAACGATGCGCAAATTATCGTGGCACGTTCTGCTATGCAATCGGGTGATGAAGCCAAAGCCAAAGCGGCTTACGCCAAATTACTAACTGTTGGTAAAGGAGAATTGGCTGCCGAAGCTTTGTATTATGATGCGTATTTTAAAAATAAAGACGGAAAATTTGAGATTTCGAATACTACTATTCAAAAATTAGCCAAAAATTATTCGAGTTATAGATATTATGGAGCCAAAGGTTTGGTCCTTATGGCAAAAAATTATTATGGTTTGAAAGACAGTTACCAGGCGACCTATGTTTTGGATAATGTAATTGAAAATTTTACGGATTATGCCGATGTGGTTGAAGAAGCCAAAACAGAATTGAATAAAATAAAAACAGAAGAGTCCAAAACAAATTCATCAATAACTAAATAA
- a CDS encoding cell division ATP-binding protein FtsE: MSQSVLSLKNVNIYQEGKTILSDVNLEVNHGEFIYIIGKTGSGKSSLLKTLYADLPLTEGEGKIVDFDLATIEEDEIPFLRRKIGIVFQDFKLLPDRTVKDNMLFVLKATGWKDPAEMDAKIEEVLSKVNMINFANQMPHQLSGGEQQRIAIARALLNDPEFILADEPTGNLDPQTSTEVLEVLRKINANGKTVIMATHDYALLMKFPYKTLKCEDAKIFEVVQRTV; the protein is encoded by the coding sequence ATGTCACAATCTGTACTGTCTTTAAAAAACGTAAATATATATCAAGAAGGAAAAACTATTTTATCTGATGTTAATTTAGAAGTCAACCACGGTGAATTTATATACATCATTGGAAAAACAGGTTCAGGAAAGAGTAGTTTATTAAAAACATTGTATGCCGATTTACCATTGACAGAAGGTGAAGGCAAAATCGTAGACTTTGATTTGGCTACCATAGAAGAAGATGAAATACCCTTTTTGAGAAGAAAGATTGGTATTGTTTTTCAAGATTTTAAATTATTACCGGACCGCACGGTAAAAGACAATATGTTATTTGTACTTAAAGCAACCGGTTGGAAAGATCCTGCTGAGATGGATGCAAAAATTGAAGAAGTACTTTCTAAAGTAAACATGATAAATTTTGCCAATCAAATGCCACATCAACTTTCTGGTGGCGAACAACAGCGAATTGCAATTGCTAGAGCGTTATTGAATGACCCTGAATTTATCCTTGCCGATGAACCCACAGGAAATCTGGATCCACAAACCAGCACCGAAGTTCTTGAAGTGTTAAGAAAAATCAATGCCAACGGGAAAACCGTCATTATGGCGACTCACGATTATGCCTTATTGATGAAGTTTCCATACAAAACCTTGAAATGCGAGGATGCCAAGATTTTTGAAGTGGTACAAAGAACAGTGTAA
- a CDS encoding glycosyltransferase family 2 protein has product MLSILIPTYNYNVLPLVTELHKQCLDCRIEFEILCQDDASGSNRNEENKKIDSLNNCFFFINDFNLGRGENINSLVKKSKFDWLLIMDCDTFPTRNNFIQKYCEVIPNISVVFGGIQYEKETPGKEQILRWVYGNKREFISVHNRNKNPNLRALTSNLLIKKEILEQNPFDATITKYGYEDLCFLYELETKNIKVFHIDNPTYHLNLETSVVFINKTKTAIENLVYIINSGKFPNIESKINSAYIILKKLRLVAITASIFNKTESTIISNLLSKNPSLFLFDLYKLGYYCNMQSK; this is encoded by the coding sequence ATGCTCTCCATCCTTATTCCAACTTACAATTACAATGTATTGCCACTTGTTACCGAATTACACAAACAATGTTTAGATTGTAGGATTGAGTTTGAAATTTTGTGTCAGGATGATGCTTCGGGCTCCAATAGGAATGAAGAAAATAAAAAAATAGATTCCTTAAATAACTGTTTCTTCTTTATTAATGATTTCAACCTAGGAAGAGGAGAAAATATCAATTCATTAGTGAAAAAATCGAAATTTGACTGGTTGCTAATCATGGATTGTGATACTTTTCCAACCCGAAATAATTTTATACAAAAATATTGCGAAGTCATTCCAAATATATCAGTGGTATTTGGAGGAATCCAATACGAGAAAGAAACACCCGGCAAAGAGCAAATTTTACGTTGGGTTTATGGAAATAAAAGAGAATTTATTTCTGTTCACAACAGGAATAAAAACCCAAATTTAAGGGCATTAACTTCCAATTTATTGATAAAAAAAGAAATTTTAGAACAAAACCCTTTTGATGCAACCATTACAAAATATGGTTATGAAGATTTGTGTTTTTTATACGAATTAGAAACCAAGAATATTAAAGTTTTTCATATTGATAATCCAACCTATCACTTGAATTTAGAGACTTCCGTCGTTTTTATAAACAAAACAAAAACAGCTATTGAGAATCTGGTTTACATTATCAATTCAGGTAAATTCCCAAATATTGAAAGCAAAATCAATTCGGCGTATATTATTTTAAAAAAGTTAAGACTCGTTGCAATAACGGCTTCCATTTTCAACAAAACAGAATCAACGATAATTTCTAATTTACTTTCTAAGAACCCTTCCCTTTTTCTGTTTGACCTTTATAAATTGGGCTACTATTGTAATATGCAATCCAAATAA
- a CDS encoding glycosyltransferase family 4 protein: MKLLYIVPKLNNEGGVARVLSIKLNYLIENFGYEVHVLTQNHGNYPLFYSFHEKIVFHDMILGGTIFNFFNSFRKSLLNNVQTIQPEIIIVCDNGLKAFTIPFILSTEIPIVFECHGSKYIEEKHLNSNLISKFKSALKYKFKDFGTNKFTKLVALSNESLKEWNVKNGLVIPNPSGIQSEKVSDLKSKRVIAVARNSYEKGLDRLLVIWQKVVAKHPDWILDIYGDSVTDLRSLVLELGMEFNVNLNEPVKNISEKYLSSSLYVMTSRSEGFPMVLLEAMASGLPCVAYDCPAGPRAIIKEEENGFLIEDGNADSFVQKLKLLIEDENLRMQMGKKAKESVKKYDLGSIMQQWKSLFESLMQ, translated from the coding sequence ATGAAATTGCTCTATATCGTTCCAAAACTAAATAATGAAGGTGGAGTCGCCAGAGTTTTGTCTATAAAGCTGAACTATCTTATTGAAAATTTTGGTTATGAAGTTCATGTTCTTACCCAAAATCATGGAAACTACCCATTGTTTTATTCTTTTCATGAAAAGATTGTTTTCCATGATATGATTCTTGGGGGAACAATTTTTAATTTTTTCAATTCTTTTCGAAAATCTTTACTAAATAATGTTCAAACCATTCAGCCAGAAATTATTATTGTTTGTGACAATGGCTTAAAAGCTTTTACAATTCCGTTTATACTTTCTACTGAAATACCCATTGTTTTCGAATGTCACGGTTCAAAATATATTGAAGAAAAACATTTAAATTCGAATTTGATTTCAAAATTTAAAAGCGCGCTTAAATATAAATTCAAAGATTTTGGCACAAATAAGTTCACGAAATTAGTGGCTTTGTCTAATGAAAGTTTGAAAGAATGGAATGTGAAAAACGGCTTGGTAATTCCAAATCCATCTGGGATACAAAGTGAAAAAGTATCAGATTTAAAATCAAAAAGAGTAATTGCAGTTGCTCGAAATTCTTATGAAAAAGGATTGGATCGATTACTAGTTATTTGGCAAAAAGTAGTTGCAAAGCATCCCGATTGGATATTAGATATTTATGGAGATTCAGTAACGGATTTGAGATCTTTAGTTCTAGAGTTGGGAATGGAATTCAATGTGAATTTAAACGAACCCGTAAAAAATATTTCAGAAAAATACTTGTCTTCATCTTTATATGTTATGACTTCTCGTTCCGAAGGATTTCCTATGGTGCTGCTTGAGGCGATGGCTTCTGGTTTGCCTTGTGTCGCTTATGATTGCCCAGCAGGTCCAAGAGCAATTATAAAAGAAGAGGAGAATGGTTTTTTGATTGAAGATGGAAATGCAGATTCATTTGTTCAAAAACTGAAGTTACTTATTGAAGATGAGAATTTGAGAATGCAAATGGGTAAAAAGGCGAAAGAGAGTGTAAAGAAGTATGATTTAGGAAGCATAATGCAACAATGGAAATCACTTTTTGAAAGTTTAATGCAGTAA
- a CDS encoding sugar 3,4-ketoisomerase, translating to METINEIQLLKIPVVEDVRGNLGIIQSDFLPFEFKRVYYLFDVPSTAFRGGHAHIDQQEVLIALSGSFEVTVNDGIEEKRYLLNKPNVGLLIPTGIWRELENFSSGAVCLVLASDDFLEEDYIRDFDEFLISKK from the coding sequence ATGGAAACGATAAACGAGATTCAATTATTAAAAATACCGGTTGTAGAAGATGTAAGAGGGAATTTAGGAATCATTCAAAGTGATTTTTTGCCGTTTGAATTCAAGAGGGTTTATTATCTTTTTGACGTGCCAAGCACTGCTTTTAGAGGTGGTCATGCTCATATAGATCAACAGGAAGTACTTATTGCTTTAAGCGGTAGTTTTGAAGTAACCGTAAATGACGGAATTGAAGAGAAGCGTTATTTGTTGAATAAACCGAATGTTGGACTATTGATTCCAACTGGGATTTGGCGTGAATTGGAAAATTTTTCTTCGGGTGCTGTTTGTTTGGTTTTGGCTTCAGATGATTTTTTGGAAGAAGATTATATAAGAGACTTTGATGAATTTTTGATTTCAAAAAAATGA
- a CDS encoding glycosyltransferase, translated as MRHKKYKIALIGYRLSGGGSDKVMANLSVFFAKNNIDVHIIIVLDEVSYPYSGKLVNLGLLKNKSNGLFNKIKRLVSLRKYLKQNDFDFIIDFRFRTKVIQELVLARFIYNAKTIFTVHSFLIDHYMPNNSWLTRLMYNHCYANVALTNQMEELIVKKHQLKNVIRIPNPVNLEEIYEKCDEPIAVDFDFIIAIGQYENNIKQFDKLILSYANSVLKNKQIHLVIVGEGDSEGLKKVAKESNVNDFVHFLGYQNNPFNYLKKARFLVLSSKNEGLPNVILESLACGTPVVSFDCPCGPSEMIIDYKNGILVEDQNTEKLTEAMNVLLEDEIVYQHCKQNAKESVTPFLLDTIGKQWLDLMQINTI; from the coding sequence TTGCGGCACAAAAAATATAAAATTGCATTAATCGGTTATCGATTGAGTGGTGGTGGCAGTGATAAAGTGATGGCGAATTTGTCTGTTTTCTTTGCCAAGAATAATATTGATGTTCATATTATTATTGTTTTGGATGAGGTCTCGTATCCATACTCTGGGAAACTGGTCAATTTGGGTTTGCTGAAAAACAAAAGTAACGGACTATTCAATAAAATTAAGCGATTGGTTTCTTTGCGAAAGTATCTTAAACAAAATGATTTTGATTTTATAATTGATTTTCGTTTTAGAACCAAAGTCATTCAGGAATTGGTATTGGCTCGATTTATTTATAATGCTAAAACAATATTTACCGTTCATAGTTTTTTGATTGACCATTATATGCCCAATAATTCATGGTTGACACGATTAATGTACAACCATTGTTATGCCAATGTGGCGCTAACCAATCAAATGGAAGAATTGATAGTCAAAAAACATCAATTGAAGAATGTAATTAGGATTCCGAATCCAGTCAATTTAGAAGAGATTTATGAAAAGTGTGATGAGCCAATTGCTGTAGATTTTGATTTTATAATTGCAATTGGACAATATGAAAATAATATAAAACAGTTTGATAAATTGATTTTGAGTTATGCCAATTCTGTTTTAAAGAACAAACAAATTCATCTTGTAATAGTGGGCGAAGGCGATAGTGAAGGATTGAAAAAAGTAGCAAAAGAATCTAATGTAAACGATTTTGTTCATTTTTTAGGGTACCAAAATAATCCTTTCAACTATTTAAAAAAGGCTCGATTTTTAGTTTTGAGTAGTAAAAATGAGGGCTTGCCCAATGTAATATTAGAATCGTTGGCCTGCGGAACTCCAGTAGTTTCGTTCGATTGTCCTTGCGGACCAAGTGAAATGATTATTGATTATAAAAATGGAATTCTCGTAGAAGACCAAAATACAGAAAAACTGACCGAAGCAATGAATGTATTGTTGGAGGACGAAATAGTATATCAGCATTGTAAGCAAAATGCAAAAGAAAGTGTAACTCCCTTTTTGTTGGATACAATTGGAAAACAATGGTTGGATTTAATGCAAATCAATACAATTTAA
- a CDS encoding glycosyltransferase family 2 protein has translation MQNNPLVTIICLCYNHEAYVVESLNSVINQSYPCIELIIVDDCSSDNSKRIITTWIEKKPEIQFITNETNLGNTKSFNKALKLAKGEYVIDLAADDILLPNCVVLQINAFKNSNYKNLGVVYGNVELISENGSFDSYYFPVNNQKKAIENRITGDIYKSVLSGGNSICSVSAMIKKTVFDRLQGYDETLAYEDLDFWIRASRLYEFDFIDEPLVQKRIVTNSLGSDFFKKKDSRAKKINYSTYLILKKAITINQTRAEDLAIQKRVHHEIMHTLKINDFGLFLKVLGLRILLIKRKFFKH, from the coding sequence ATGCAGAACAATCCACTCGTTACTATTATTTGTTTGTGCTACAACCACGAAGCCTACGTAGTTGAGAGTTTGAATTCTGTCATTAATCAATCGTATCCTTGTATTGAACTTATTATTGTTGATGATTGCAGTAGCGATAACTCAAAAAGAATTATTACAACTTGGATTGAAAAAAAACCTGAAATTCAGTTCATAACCAATGAAACCAATTTAGGAAATACCAAATCCTTCAACAAAGCACTAAAACTGGCCAAAGGAGAATATGTAATTGACTTGGCTGCTGATGACATATTATTACCCAATTGTGTAGTATTGCAAATTAATGCTTTCAAAAACAGTAATTATAAAAACCTTGGAGTTGTTTACGGAAATGTTGAATTGATTTCTGAAAACGGCTCGTTTGATTCCTATTATTTCCCAGTAAACAATCAAAAAAAAGCAATCGAAAACCGAATTACGGGAGACATTTATAAATCTGTCCTTTCTGGAGGTAATAGTATTTGTTCTGTATCGGCCATGATTAAGAAAACCGTATTCGACCGTTTACAAGGCTATGATGAAACATTGGCTTATGAAGATTTGGATTTTTGGATTCGGGCTTCTCGCCTATATGAATTTGATTTTATCGACGAACCTCTTGTTCAAAAAAGAATAGTTACTAATTCATTAGGAAGTGATTTCTTCAAAAAAAAAGATAGTCGAGCCAAGAAAATAAATTATTCTACTTACTTAATCCTAAAAAAAGCAATCACCATAAACCAAACCAGAGCTGAAGATTTGGCTATTCAAAAAAGAGTGCATCATGAAATTATGCACACATTAAAAATCAATGATTTTGGTCTGTTTTTGAAGGTTTTAGGATTGCGGATTTTGTTGATTAAGAGAAAGTTTTTTAAACATTGA
- a CDS encoding acyltransferase → MFKNIVKKMYRKLRSVYHKLKFYYSVNWTKTLYFNFKKFPFQTAKKLPVFFYGKVHFQSIQGEIIINGPIKTAMIGFGQQFEIEIRSKGIAQLSLYGKLTFNGYAHMGKDVILYVGENADCEFGYMSCLGSSVKVICTHKLVIGDWSRIGHESQIMDSNFHPMINTLTGEHYPLKGPIYIGSYNAFSNRISIMPNTRTPDFCVVASNSLCNKDYTNFGSNILLGGIPVKLLKNNYSRDWENEKEPLMKYLIVQL, encoded by the coding sequence ATGTTTAAGAACATAGTGAAGAAAATGTATCGCAAATTACGATCGGTATATCATAAATTAAAATTTTATTATTCTGTAAATTGGACAAAAACGCTTTATTTTAATTTTAAAAAATTTCCTTTTCAAACCGCAAAAAAGCTTCCTGTCTTTTTTTATGGGAAGGTTCATTTTCAAAGCATTCAAGGTGAAATCATAATTAACGGACCAATTAAAACAGCTATGATCGGATTTGGGCAACAATTTGAAATAGAAATTAGGTCTAAAGGAATAGCGCAGCTTTCACTTTATGGAAAGCTAACATTCAACGGATACGCACATATGGGGAAAGATGTTATTTTGTATGTTGGTGAAAATGCAGACTGTGAGTTTGGGTATATGTCTTGTTTGGGATCCAGTGTTAAGGTGATTTGTACCCATAAACTTGTTATTGGTGATTGGTCTAGAATTGGGCATGAATCACAAATAATGGATAGCAATTTTCATCCTATGATAAACACACTTACAGGTGAACATTATCCGCTAAAAGGACCAATCTACATTGGTAGTTATAATGCATTTTCCAACAGAATTTCGATAATGCCAAATACAAGAACTCCTGATTTTTGTGTTGTTGCCTCAAATTCTTTATGCAATAAAGATTATACAAATTTTGGAAGTAATATTTTATTGGGTGGAATTCCGGTCAAGCTCTTGAAAAATAATTATAGCCGCGATTGGGAGAATGAGAAAGAGCCTTTGATGAAATATTTGATTGTTCAGTTATAG
- a CDS encoding O-antigen translocase, which translates to MTESKSSYLQIVKATSIFGGMQFLNILISIVRTKLIAIFIGPAGMGIISLLNSALNMVSGVTGLGIETSGIKHISEQYNQNDINSVSPIIAIVKKIAFVTGIFGTLVVALFSSWLSELTFGNSNYTYLFIYLSITLLFKQLSVGQMVVFQGLRKLKILAKANFYGNLIGLLFSIPLYYFYRIDAIVPTIVVTAVSSLLVSFYYSRKIKIEKSVVFNSQILIEGKSIIKLGIMLTLSGLLTLLASYIIQIYVGKTGGLKEVGFYNAGFTLLNSYVGIVFTVMSTDYFPKLSSICNDNKRIRISVMEQSYMSIFIITPIIILFLTFVPLIIKILYTSKFVSIIPMVCFGILAMLFRAVSWSMGYILIAKGDSQLFIKTAVGFNFLSVILNMLGYYFYGLEGLGCSFLIYYLIHLFAVKIITKMRYDFYFDAEFYRAYLICIVMCVATFFMRYISNSMLKYSLMAVMIILSLGFVLYHLNEKIGLKFLFNSINKKKNV; encoded by the coding sequence GTGACCGAAAGCAAATCTTCATACCTGCAAATTGTAAAAGCGACCTCTATTTTTGGCGGGATGCAATTTTTAAATATCCTTATTTCAATTGTCAGAACAAAATTGATAGCAATTTTTATTGGCCCAGCAGGAATGGGAATTATTTCGTTATTGAATTCGGCTTTGAATATGGTCAGCGGCGTTACAGGTTTGGGAATTGAAACCAGTGGCATAAAACACATTTCGGAACAGTATAATCAAAATGATATAAACAGTGTTTCTCCAATAATTGCAATAGTTAAAAAAATAGCTTTTGTAACGGGCATTTTTGGGACATTGGTTGTTGCATTATTTTCAAGTTGGTTGAGTGAACTTACTTTTGGTAATTCGAATTATACTTATCTATTTATTTATTTGTCAATAACATTATTGTTTAAGCAATTGTCTGTTGGGCAAATGGTGGTCTTTCAAGGATTGCGCAAGTTAAAAATATTGGCCAAAGCTAATTTTTATGGAAATTTGATTGGACTGTTGTTCAGTATTCCCTTGTATTACTTTTATAGAATTGATGCCATTGTACCAACGATTGTGGTAACTGCTGTTTCTTCGTTGTTGGTGTCTTTTTATTATTCGAGAAAAATTAAAATTGAAAAAAGTGTTGTTTTCAACTCTCAAATTCTCATTGAAGGGAAAAGCATTATCAAACTCGGAATAATGCTTACATTAAGTGGATTGTTAACATTGTTGGCGTCTTACATCATTCAGATCTATGTTGGAAAAACTGGAGGATTAAAAGAAGTAGGGTTTTATAATGCAGGTTTTACATTATTGAATTCTTATGTGGGAATTGTTTTTACCGTTATGAGTACCGATTATTTTCCGAAGTTGTCCTCGATTTGCAATGATAACAAGAGAATCAGGATAAGCGTGATGGAGCAATCTTACATGTCCATCTTTATTATAACTCCAATAATAATTCTATTTTTAACGTTTGTTCCGCTTATTATAAAAATCTTGTACACTTCAAAATTTGTTTCGATTATCCCAATGGTGTGTTTTGGGATACTGGCGATGTTGTTTCGGGCCGTTTCATGGTCAATGGGGTATATATTGATTGCAAAAGGAGATTCGCAACTATTTATCAAAACCGCTGTTGGATTTAATTTTTTGTCTGTTATTTTAAATATGCTGGGTTATTATTTTTATGGTTTAGAAGGGCTTGGCTGTAGTTTCTTGATTTATTATTTAATACATTTATTTGCTGTAAAAATTATTACAAAGATGCGTTATGATTTCTATTTTGATGCTGAATTTTATCGTGCTTATTTGATTTGCATTGTTATGTGCGTTGCCACTTTTTTTATGCGGTATATATCAAATTCAATGTTAAAATACAGCTTGATGGCGGTTATGATAATTTTATCATTGGGATTTGTTTTGTACCATTTGAATGAAAAAATAGGCCTAAAGTTTTTATTTAATTCGATTAATAAGAAAAAAAATGTTTAA